From Myxococcales bacterium, the proteins below share one genomic window:
- a CDS encoding DUF4287 domain-containing protein, protein MSSRVTAPVIPAGATVKGPASYFPSIEQKYGRAMQEWLDLVVARLDAGDKHMEVVARLKSDHAMGHGHANLKVSPAGANGGRWRARAEGEVSP, encoded by the coding sequence ATGAGCTCACGCGTCACGGCGCCCGTCATCCCAGCCGGCGCCACCGTCAAGGGTCCCGCCTCCTACTTCCCGAGCATCGAGCAGAAGTACGGCCGCGCCATGCAAGAGTGGCTGGACCTCGTCGTCGCGCGGCTCGACGCGGGCGACAAGCACATGGAGGTTGTTGCGCGGCTCAAGAGCGATCACGCCATGGGCCACGGTCACGCGAACCTGAAAGTGAGCCCTGCAGGGGCGAACGGAGGTCGATGGCGAGCCCGAGCCGAAGGCGAGGTGTCGCCATGA
- a CDS encoding metallophosphoesterase produces MHLSPRSAALALAVALAACAERSPPAATKASESTGAKAPRPGVAPAPPVPPAAALERVIAIGDIHGDLRAARRALRTAGAIDERDAWVGGKLVVVQTGDQIDRGKEDREVLDLFEKLKGEASRAGGRMLSLSGNHELMNASFDFRYVVAEAYPAFNSFTPAGPLASRAARYGDEKRGRASAFAPGGVYALMLAERPVIAVVGDSVFAHGGVHRKHVDYGIDRINDGVKEWLVGRASEPPAIAVAEDGPVWTRAYSNGSVSAEACRNLGEVLTKLGAKRLVMGHTVQEGGVTSACEGKAWRVDVGMSEHYGGPVEVLEIKAGEPHVLLAK; encoded by the coding sequence ATGCATCTTTCTCCGCGCAGCGCCGCGCTCGCGCTCGCCGTCGCGCTCGCGGCGTGCGCCGAGCGGTCCCCGCCTGCGGCCACGAAGGCCTCGGAGTCCACGGGCGCCAAAGCGCCTCGCCCGGGTGTCGCGCCAGCACCCCCCGTGCCGCCCGCCGCGGCGCTCGAGCGGGTCATCGCCATCGGTGACATTCACGGCGATCTCCGCGCCGCGCGGCGCGCCCTCCGCACCGCCGGGGCCATCGACGAGCGGGACGCGTGGGTCGGCGGGAAGCTCGTCGTGGTGCAGACCGGCGACCAGATCGACCGCGGCAAGGAGGACCGCGAGGTGCTCGACCTCTTCGAGAAGCTGAAGGGCGAGGCCAGCCGCGCGGGCGGTCGCATGCTCTCGCTCTCGGGCAACCACGAGCTCATGAACGCGAGCTTCGACTTCCGCTACGTGGTGGCCGAAGCGTATCCCGCCTTCAACAGCTTCACGCCCGCGGGTCCGCTGGCCTCCCGCGCGGCGCGCTACGGCGACGAGAAGCGGGGCCGCGCGTCCGCGTTCGCCCCGGGCGGCGTGTACGCGCTCATGCTCGCCGAGCGGCCGGTCATCGCCGTCGTGGGCGACAGCGTGTTCGCGCACGGCGGCGTGCACCGCAAGCACGTCGACTACGGCATCGACCGCATCAACGACGGCGTGAAGGAGTGGCTCGTGGGGCGCGCGAGCGAGCCGCCCGCGATCGCGGTCGCCGAAGACGGCCCCGTGTGGACCCGGGCCTACTCGAACGGCTCTGTCAGCGCGGAGGCGTGCCGCAACCTCGGCGAGGTGCTCACCAAGCTCGGCGCGAAGCGGCTCGTCATGGGGCACACGGTGCAAGAGGGTGGCGTCACGAGCGCGTGTGAGGGGAAGGCGTGGCGCGTGGACGTGGGGATGTCCGAGCACTACGGCGGCCCCGTCGAGGTACTGGAGATCAAGGCGGGCGAGCCCCACGTGCTCCTCGCGAAGTAG
- a CDS encoding DUF697 domain-containing protein, producing the protein MSDPTRAQRIINEHVVWAVGAGLVPIPLVDIAAVTAIQLDMLKQLSTLYGTVYTESEGKAWVSALAGGIAARLGANALKLIPGIGSVVGGAAMSAMSGASTYALGQVAMTQFASGKSFSAMDLDHAKKAYEEHLAKGKEVAARMAKEKGESKDVFEKLEKLKALRDQGVISADDFEAQKQRLLASV; encoded by the coding sequence ATGTCCGACCCGACCCGCGCGCAGAGGATCATCAACGAGCACGTCGTGTGGGCTGTCGGGGCGGGGCTCGTGCCGATTCCCCTGGTGGACATCGCCGCCGTCACGGCGATCCAGCTCGACATGCTGAAGCAGCTCTCCACGCTCTACGGCACGGTGTACACCGAGTCGGAGGGCAAGGCGTGGGTCTCGGCGCTCGCGGGGGGCATCGCCGCGCGGCTCGGCGCGAACGCCCTCAAGCTCATCCCCGGCATTGGTTCGGTCGTGGGTGGCGCGGCGATGTCCGCGATGTCGGGCGCGTCCACGTACGCCCTCGGGCAAGTGGCCATGACCCAGTTCGCCTCCGGCAAGAGCTTCTCGGCCATGGACCTCGACCACGCCAAGAAGGCCTACGAGGAGCACCTCGCCAAGGGCAAGGAGGTCGCCGCGAGGATGGCCAAGGAGAAGGGCGAGTCGAAGGACGTCTTCGAGAAGCTCGAGAAGCTGAAGGCCCTGCGCGATCAGGGCGTCATCAGCGCCGACGACTTCGAGGCGCAGAAGCAGCGGCTCCTCGCGAGCGTGTAA
- a CDS encoding zf-TFIIB domain-containing protein, translated as MAERAGAAGVCCPRCRSRLDDRDQGPYRRVAGGMEEPVRLTPATHASGAPVFGCPACGGHFVEYANMLRLESSGKRADGSAVARRAYAGARGAVVCAKCGGETARREWSIGTLTYVDVCVDFDCRGVWLDAGELEAIAGK; from the coding sequence GTGGCTGAGCGCGCGGGCGCCGCGGGCGTGTGCTGCCCGCGGTGCCGCTCGCGCCTCGACGACCGCGACCAAGGCCCGTATCGCCGGGTCGCGGGCGGCATGGAAGAACCGGTGCGGCTCACGCCCGCGACGCACGCGTCCGGCGCGCCCGTGTTCGGCTGTCCGGCCTGCGGAGGCCATTTCGTGGAGTACGCCAACATGTTGCGGCTCGAGAGCTCCGGCAAGCGCGCCGACGGGAGCGCCGTCGCGAGGCGAGCCTACGCCGGCGCGCGGGGTGCCGTCGTGTGCGCGAAGTGCGGCGGCGAGACCGCGCGGCGCGAGTGGAGCATCGGCACGCTCACGTACGTGGACGTGTGCGTCGATTTCGACTGCCGCGGGGTGTGGCTCGACGCGGGCGAGCTCGAGGCGATCGCGGGCAAGTAG
- the gcvH gene encoding glycine cleavage system protein GcvH, whose product MSDSFPSDLKYTKDHEWTRATEGGVQVGITSFAVEQLGDITLVNLDVKAGDTLTEGKAFGTIESVKTLSDLYSPITGKVVRVNAALNDTPELVNEDCYGKAWMIELEPAAASGATDGLLDVAAYKAHVDASG is encoded by the coding sequence ATGAGCGATTCGTTCCCGAGCGATCTCAAGTACACGAAAGACCACGAGTGGACCCGGGCGACCGAGGGTGGCGTGCAGGTGGGGATCACGTCGTTCGCGGTGGAGCAGCTCGGCGACATCACCCTCGTCAACCTCGACGTGAAGGCCGGTGACACCCTGACCGAGGGCAAGGCCTTCGGCACGATCGAGAGCGTCAAGACGCTGAGCGATCTCTACTCCCCCATCACCGGCAAGGTCGTGCGGGTGAACGCCGCGCTCAACGACACCCCGGAGCTCGTCAACGAGGACTGCTACGGCAAGGCGTGGATGATCGAGCTCGAGCCGGCCGCCGCCTCGGGCGCGACCGACGGCCTCCTCGACGTCGCGGCGTACAAGGCCCACGTCGACGCCAGTGGCTGA
- the gcvT gene encoding glycine cleavage system aminomethyltransferase GcvT produces MTEPAATLRRTPMYDAHVRLGGRIVPFAGWEMPVQYKGIVDEHQAVRKAAGLFDVSHMGELELAGPYAGQVVNYLVTNDVSRLGVGQALYTCCCNAEGTILDDLIIYRAGDERFLVVCNASNHEKMAKVFSSAAENHCEFRDLSAETALIALQGPRAFEVLALAGADAAKLVELKSFHFRDAVIANVKCTAARTGYTGEDGVEIFCAWADAASLWDQLITLGEPLGLRPCGLGARDTLRLEARLSLYGNDIDETTNPLEAGLGWVVKLDKGDFVGRAAIEAIKAKELPRKLVGFQVKGRGIARHGYPLRDADGAEIGVCTSGSPGPTVGLNIGLGYVPTRLSTVGSTFMVDCRGKLVEAEVVKTPFYKRA; encoded by the coding sequence ATGACCGAGCCCGCCGCGACGCTCCGACGCACCCCCATGTATGACGCTCACGTCCGGCTCGGAGGGCGCATCGTGCCCTTCGCCGGCTGGGAGATGCCTGTACAATACAAGGGAATCGTCGACGAACACCAAGCCGTGCGCAAGGCCGCGGGCCTGTTCGACGTCTCTCACATGGGCGAGCTGGAGCTCGCCGGGCCGTACGCGGGCCAGGTGGTGAACTACCTCGTCACGAACGACGTCTCGCGGCTCGGCGTGGGGCAAGCGCTCTACACCTGCTGCTGCAACGCCGAGGGCACCATCCTCGACGACCTCATCATCTACCGCGCCGGCGACGAGCGCTTCCTCGTGGTCTGCAACGCCTCGAACCACGAGAAGATGGCCAAGGTGTTCTCGAGCGCCGCGGAGAACCACTGCGAGTTCCGCGACCTCTCCGCCGAGACCGCGCTCATCGCCCTGCAGGGCCCGAGGGCGTTCGAGGTGCTCGCGCTCGCCGGCGCCGACGCGGCCAAGCTCGTCGAGCTGAAGTCGTTCCACTTCCGTGACGCGGTCATCGCCAACGTGAAGTGCACGGCGGCGCGCACGGGCTACACCGGCGAGGACGGCGTGGAGATCTTCTGCGCGTGGGCCGACGCCGCGAGCCTGTGGGACCAGCTCATCACGCTCGGCGAGCCGCTCGGTCTCCGCCCGTGCGGGCTCGGCGCCCGCGACACGCTGCGCCTCGAGGCGCGGCTCTCGCTCTACGGCAACGACATCGACGAGACCACCAACCCGCTCGAGGCCGGCCTCGGCTGGGTGGTGAAGCTCGACAAAGGCGACTTCGTGGGGCGCGCCGCCATCGAGGCCATCAAGGCGAAGGAGCTCCCTCGCAAGCTCGTGGGCTTCCAGGTGAAGGGGCGCGGCATCGCGCGCCACGGGTACCCGCTCCGCGACGCGGACGGCGCGGAGATCGGCGTGTGCACGAGCGGGAGCCCTGGCCCCACCGTGGGCCTCAACATCGGCCTCGGGTACGTGCCCACGCGGCTCTCGACGGTGGGCTCCACCTTCATGGTGGACTGCCGCGGCAAGCTCGTCGAGGCGGAGGTCGTGAAGACTCCATTTTACAAGCGAGCCTGA
- a CDS encoding TonB C-terminal domain-containing protein, with amino-acid sequence MARENAATPLILWVCAAVCAHYVLGQGGNEVARAHDDASFFAKMGYQARGKAREAESTLELGAAAETPVPPSETDVPAPALPKASAEVKKEPTPEAQKPDEPKKEEPKKIAILPKPTDVPAPVAPPPPMQKDQRIAVKQHVKPAQQDNATAKFIADEANKVDKETVATQTAHDQDDPNPTPAGQHSGPTKQPGDSERTRIADSEDRKGEKNRAPGDKGTEFDIQVPSRPAAGQVAMLAPKTPANAGGDGRPPSASSAASTPEPGGASQATPAVAEGAKGWTFDPARPGGFGAGNQGGASAPSRAATGPARKPSSGLSLGLGAQAAPGQVNLNLNQRGVVATIGHDQLHRERVADGERRKSEHRGSFQASNFERWRSAIENYVTTVKPGNQTALNAARVPFATYLNTIHNRLHPIFADSFLGSLDGLPSTHPLSNPRLITHLEIVVGPHDGQIVKMGVVKASGVTAFDIAALDSVKRASPFGPAPKAIVSSDGNVYLHWEFHRDEVFACSTMNARPFLLNLPPAAPPAEGPPARPTSPTDEGRPPPGSPNEMRHGAP; translated from the coding sequence ATGGCCCGTGAGAACGCCGCGACTCCGTTGATCCTTTGGGTCTGCGCCGCGGTGTGCGCGCACTATGTCCTTGGCCAGGGCGGCAACGAGGTGGCGCGAGCCCACGACGACGCGTCGTTCTTCGCCAAGATGGGCTACCAGGCGCGAGGAAAGGCGCGCGAGGCCGAGAGCACCCTCGAGCTCGGCGCCGCCGCCGAGACACCGGTGCCCCCGAGCGAGACCGACGTGCCCGCGCCCGCGCTCCCCAAGGCGAGCGCCGAGGTGAAGAAGGAGCCCACGCCCGAGGCCCAGAAACCCGACGAACCGAAGAAGGAAGAACCGAAGAAGATCGCGATCTTGCCGAAGCCTACGGACGTGCCGGCGCCCGTCGCTCCGCCGCCTCCGATGCAGAAGGACCAGCGCATCGCGGTCAAGCAGCACGTGAAGCCAGCGCAGCAGGACAACGCCACCGCGAAGTTCATCGCCGACGAGGCCAACAAGGTCGACAAGGAGACCGTCGCCACCCAGACGGCCCACGACCAAGACGACCCGAACCCCACCCCCGCGGGCCAGCACTCGGGCCCCACCAAGCAGCCCGGCGACAGTGAGCGCACGCGCATCGCCGACAGCGAGGATCGCAAGGGCGAGAAGAACCGTGCGCCCGGCGACAAGGGCACCGAGTTCGACATCCAGGTCCCCTCGAGGCCGGCCGCTGGACAGGTGGCCATGCTCGCTCCGAAGACCCCCGCGAACGCTGGCGGCGACGGGCGGCCTCCGTCCGCGTCCAGCGCGGCCTCGACGCCCGAGCCTGGGGGCGCGTCGCAGGCGACGCCGGCGGTGGCCGAGGGCGCCAAGGGCTGGACCTTCGACCCCGCGCGGCCAGGCGGCTTCGGCGCGGGGAATCAAGGTGGCGCGAGCGCGCCGAGCCGCGCCGCCACGGGCCCCGCGAGGAAGCCGTCGTCGGGGCTCTCGCTTGGCCTCGGCGCGCAGGCCGCGCCCGGTCAGGTGAACCTCAACTTGAATCAGCGCGGGGTCGTCGCGACCATCGGCCACGACCAGCTCCACCGCGAGCGCGTGGCCGACGGCGAGCGGCGCAAGAGCGAGCACCGCGGCTCGTTCCAGGCGTCGAACTTCGAGCGCTGGCGCAGCGCCATCGAGAACTACGTCACCACCGTCAAGCCGGGCAACCAGACCGCGCTGAACGCGGCGCGCGTGCCGTTCGCCACGTACCTCAACACCATCCACAACCGACTGCACCCCATCTTCGCCGACAGCTTCCTCGGCTCCCTCGACGGCCTGCCCTCCACTCACCCGCTCTCCAACCCTCGGCTCATCACGCACCTCGAGATCGTGGTCGGCCCCCACGACGGCCAAATCGTGAAGATGGGCGTGGTGAAGGCGAGCGGCGTCACCGCCTTCGACATCGCCGCGCTCGACTCGGTGAAGCGCGCGTCGCCCTTTGGGCCGGCGCCGAAGGCCATCGTGTCGAGCGACGGCAACGTGTACCTCCACTGGGAGTTCCATCGCGACGAGGTGTTCGCGTGCTCCACGATGAACGCGCGCCCGTTCCTCCTGAACCTGCCGCCCGCCGCGCCGCCGGCCGAGGGCCCGCCCGCGCGCCCCACCTCACCCACCGACGAGGGGCGGCCACCGCCTGGATCGCCGAACGAAATGCGCCACGGCGCCCCCTGA
- the modA gene encoding molybdate ABC transporter substrate-binding protein yields the protein MAAASDLDGAFREIARDVERETGARVELTFGSSGLLAKQIAEGAPFDLFASANVAFAEAAVRSGACDDSTRAPYAQGRLALACPSGIPAEGLAGLPGLGRIAIANPEHAPYGRAAREALEALGLTERTKAQLVFAGNVGESWQLARSGNADCAFVSKALVREQPPSRALDVPPALHAPIVQTLVLCSGGGRPGDRAAAVAFAAHVRGRPGQRVLAAHGFAPP from the coding sequence GTGGCCGCGGCCTCCGATCTCGACGGGGCCTTCCGCGAGATCGCGCGCGATGTCGAGCGCGAGACGGGGGCGCGCGTCGAGCTCACCTTCGGCTCGTCGGGGCTGCTCGCCAAGCAGATCGCCGAGGGGGCCCCGTTCGATCTGTTCGCTTCGGCCAACGTGGCGTTCGCGGAGGCGGCGGTGAGGAGCGGGGCCTGCGACGACTCCACGCGGGCGCCCTACGCGCAGGGGCGCCTCGCGCTCGCGTGCCCCTCGGGGATCCCGGCCGAGGGGCTCGCGGGCCTGCCAGGCCTCGGGCGCATCGCGATCGCCAACCCCGAGCATGCGCCGTACGGCCGCGCGGCCCGCGAGGCGCTCGAGGCGCTCGGCCTCACCGAGCGCACGAAGGCGCAGCTGGTGTTCGCCGGCAACGTGGGCGAGAGCTGGCAGCTCGCGCGCAGCGGAAACGCCGACTGCGCGTTCGTGTCGAAGGCCCTCGTCCGCGAGCAGCCGCCCTCGCGCGCGCTGGACGTGCCCCCAGCGCTCCACGCCCCGATCGTGCAGACGCTCGTGCTCTGTTCGGGCGGCGGGCGCCCGGGCGATCGCGCCGCCGCCGTCGCGTTCGCAGCCCACGTGCGCGGCCGACCAGGGCAGCGGGTCCTCGCCGCCCACGGCTTCGCCCCGCCTTGA
- the modB gene encoding molybdate ABC transporter permease subunit, whose translation MPVAPFLLSLEIALAATALAGVVGVPVAALLARRRFLGREALDALLSVPLVLPPTVLGYFLLVVIGRRGVIGRAYEAVTGAPLVFTVKAAVLAAAASSLPLVVKFGRAAFAGVDRDVVLAARTLGASPLRAFRTVELPLAARGLVAALALAFARALGEFGATLMVAGDLPGVTQTASMAIYDAAIAGREHDANALVLVLASLSFGALYVTNRLALGHAPRE comes from the coding sequence ATGCCCGTCGCCCCGTTCCTCCTCTCTCTCGAGATCGCGCTCGCGGCCACCGCGCTCGCCGGCGTTGTCGGCGTGCCGGTCGCGGCGCTGCTCGCGCGCCGGCGGTTCCTCGGGCGCGAGGCGCTCGACGCGCTGCTCTCCGTCCCGCTCGTGCTGCCGCCCACGGTGCTCGGCTACTTCCTGCTCGTGGTGATCGGGCGGCGCGGGGTGATCGGGCGCGCCTACGAGGCCGTCACCGGCGCGCCGCTCGTGTTCACCGTGAAGGCCGCGGTGCTCGCGGCCGCCGCCTCGTCGCTCCCGCTGGTGGTGAAGTTTGGTCGCGCCGCGTTCGCGGGCGTCGATCGCGACGTGGTCCTCGCCGCGCGGACGCTCGGCGCGTCGCCGCTCCGCGCGTTCCGCACGGTGGAGCTCCCGCTCGCCGCGCGCGGGCTCGTGGCGGCGCTGGCGCTCGCGTTCGCCCGCGCGCTCGGCGAGTTCGGGGCAACGCTCATGGTGGCCGGGGATCTGCCCGGCGTCACACAGACCGCGAGCATGGCGATCTACGACGCCGCGATCGCCGGCCGGGAGCACGACGCGAACGCCCTCGTGCTCGTGCTCGCGTCGCTGTCGTTCGGCGCGCTGTACGTCACGAACCGGCTCGCCCTGGGGCACGCCCCCCGTGAGTGA
- a CDS encoding ATP-binding cassette domain-containing protein: MSEAAAPSHASLRARIVVNRGRFSLDVDLSFRPGITAVVGPSGAGKSTLLGALLGAHRPDEGRIALGDSVWFDSRSGVLAPPEARSLGVVFQSLALFPHMTALENVAYGAAEPATTRRDLSRGWLERLGVGHLDDRLPRAFSGGEAQRVALARALAREPAVLLLDEPFSALDEATKNDVFSSIYPELVRAGRVVVCVTHREEELGGLPSSTVRLAGGRVAEPPHPPEAPRPSLE, encoded by the coding sequence GTGAGTGAAGCGGCCGCTCCCTCGCATGCCTCGCTGCGCGCGCGGATCGTGGTGAACCGCGGGCGGTTCTCCCTCGACGTGGACCTGTCGTTCCGCCCGGGCATCACCGCCGTGGTCGGCCCGTCCGGGGCCGGCAAGAGCACCTTGCTCGGCGCGCTCCTCGGCGCGCACCGCCCCGACGAGGGGCGCATCGCGCTGGGCGACTCGGTGTGGTTCGACTCGCGATCGGGGGTGCTCGCCCCGCCCGAGGCCCGCTCCCTCGGCGTGGTGTTCCAGTCGCTCGCCCTGTTCCCTCACATGACCGCGCTCGAGAACGTGGCCTATGGAGCGGCGGAGCCCGCGACCACGCGCCGCGATCTGTCGCGCGGCTGGCTGGAGCGCCTCGGCGTCGGCCACCTCGATGACCGCCTCCCTCGCGCGTTCTCGGGCGGCGAGGCCCAGCGGGTCGCGCTGGCCCGCGCGCTGGCCCGTGAGCCCGCCGTCTTGCTCCTCGACGAGCCCTTCTCGGCGCTCGACGAAGCGACAAAAAACGACGTGTTTTCATCGATTTATCCCGAGCTGGTCCGAGCGGGGCGTGTGGTGGTGTGCGTGACCCACCGTGAGGAGGAGCTCGGCGGCCTCCCCTCGAGCACCGTGCGGCTCGCCGGCGGCCGGGTCGCCGAACCGCCGCACCCGCCCGAGGCCCCACGCCCATCGCTGGAGTAG